In Populus trichocarpa isolate Nisqually-1 chromosome 16, P.trichocarpa_v4.1, whole genome shotgun sequence, a genomic segment contains:
- the LOC7486540 gene encoding 7-deoxyloganetic acid glucosyltransferase isoform X2: MDQPVVPHVVFLPFPAQGHVKPMLMLAELLSHAGFEATFINSNHIQHRLEHSTDIATMYCRFPKFQFRSIPDGLPSDHPRSGSSISQLLIASRDETRTEFRNLLVNLGQKNGRWEPPTCIIADGIMSFAIDIAEELTIPVITFRTFSACCTWTYFHLTKLIEEGEVPFQGDVDMDKTITCIPGLEGTLRYRDLPSICRRKEANDPLFQFFIKETAAMPRASGLILNTFDRLEASMVSKLGSFFSKIYTLGPLQGLFDTFAESPSARTSSNGLLWKEDRGCMTWLDSHPSRSVIYVSFGSLVGLFRDQLLEFWHGLVNSGKPFLWVIRSDSIMEEDGVSEVPLQLKAATEERGCIVDWAPQEEVLAHPAIGGFLTHSGWNSTLESIFAGVPMICWPMIADQQVNSRCVSELWKIGFDMKDKCERAVIEKLVRDLMESDEIVKSTDEFAGMARDSVKEGGSSYSNLQKLVEDIKSMSLAGKVSSSSVG; the protein is encoded by the exons ATGGACCAGCCTGTTGTCCCTCACGTCGTCTTCCTACCCTTCCCCGCACAAGGTCATGTCAAACCAATGCTCATGCTAGCAGAGCTTCTTAGCCATGCTGGTTTTGAAGCCACCTTCATCAACTCCAATCACATTCAGCATCGTCTTGAACATTCCACAGACATAGCCACCATGTACTGTCGCTTCCCCAAGTTTCAATTCAGGTCCATTCCTGATGGTCTCCCATCCGATCATCCTCGCTCCGGCTCAAGCATCTCTCAACTTTTAATCGCTTCTAGAGATGAGACCAGGACAGAATTTCGCAACTTGTTGGTTAATCTTGGGCAAAAAAATGGCCGGTGGGAGCCTCCAACGTGTATTATCGCTGATGGGATCATGTCTTTTGCTATCGATATTGCCGAGGAGCTCACAATTCCAGTCATAACTTTTAGAACATTCAGTGCTTGTTGCACTTGGACTTACTTCCATCTCACAAAACTCATTGAAGAAGGCGAAGTTCCATTCCAAG GAGATGTAGACATGGACAAGACCATTACATGTATTCCTGGATTGGAAGGCACTCTCCGGTATCGAGACCTCCCAAGCATTTGCAGACGCAAAGAAGCTAATGATCCGCTTTTTCAGTTCTTCATCAAGGAAACTGCAGCTATGCCACGAGCATCTGGTCTCATACTTAATACCTTTGATAGACTCGAAGCCTCTATGGTCTCTAAACTTGGCTCCTTCTTTTCCAAGATTTACACTCTTGGTCCTCTACAAGGTCTCTTCGATACCTTTGCTGAAAGCCCCTCCGCAAGAACTTCCTCCAATGGTCTCTTGTGGAAAGAAGACAGAGGCTGCATGACGTGGCTTGATTCTCATCCGTCAAGATCGGTAATATATGTTAGTTTTGGTAGCTTGGTTGGTCTATTTCGTGATCAACTATTGGAGTTTTGGCATGGTTTAGTGAATAGTGGGAAACCATTCCTCTGGGTCATAAGATCTGACTCAATCATGGAAGAAGATGGTGTTAGTGAGGTTCCTTTGCAACTTAAAGCTGCAACTGAGGAAAGGGGATGCATAGTGGACTGGGCTCCACAAGAAGAGGTCCTAGCCCATCCAGCCATTGGAGGGTTCTTGACTCACAGTGGATGGAACTCCACATTGGAGAGTATTTTTGCAGGAGTTCCAATGATTTGTTGGCCCATGATTGCTGACCAACAAGTGAATAGTAGGTGTGTTAGCGAGTTATGGAAGATTGGTTTTGATATGAAAGACAAGTGTGAGAGGGCCGTGATTGAGAAATTGGTAAGGGATTTGATGGAAAGTGACGAGATTGTCAAATCGACAGATGAATTTGCAGGGATGGCTCGTGATAGCGTGAAGGAAGGTGGATCTTCCTACTCCAACTTGCAGAAGCTAGTTGAAGATATAAAATCGATGAGCTTAGCCGGGAAG